GCCGGCACGTCGAGCGCTTCGGCCTGCTCCTTGCCGAACGAGACCGCGCGCAAGCGCTGCAGCGCGCGTACCGGCCGATGCCCGGTACGCTGGAGCGCCTCGTAGAGCGAGTCGCCGACGGCATCGACCGAGGGCAGGCAATAAGCCGGGATCGTCGCTTTCTCGCTCGCCATCGGCTCTCCGTCGGCGAGGCGAATGCGGTGAAAGCGATAGACCGTCGATCCCGGCGACAGACCGAGCGTCAGCGCTTCCTCGGGCGTGACGCTGCCGACGCCGCGCGACACCCAGAGGCTGTGCGGCCGCCGCCCGCGCGAGATCATGTCCTCCGAAAAGGAGGAGAGCTTGGAAAAGATCTTCTCGACCCGCTGGCCGACCACGAACGTACCGGCACCGCGGCGGCGGGTGAGCAGGCCTTCGTCGACCAGGCCGTCGACCGCCTTGCGCACCGTGATCCGCGACACGTCGAACTCCTCGGATAGGTCCCGCTCAGTGGGGATCGCCATGTCCTTGGCGATCCGCGATTCCTGGATGGCGCTGCGGAGCAGTTGCTGGAGCTGCAGATAGAGCGGCTGGGGGTCATCCCGGCGAAGCGCCCCGCTAGCCTCACTCAGCCGCACGGCGCACGGCCTCGTTGACCGTCCGGATCAGCAAGCGATCGTCCGTATCCTGCGAGACTTCCCAGACCATCACCCCTCCCGCCTTTTCGCCGGCGAGCCGCCCCTTTTCGGCAAGCGTCGGCGGCCCGTTATAGGTGATGTAGCTGCATTCCGAACAGCGGCTGCCGATGACGTCGGTCAGCAGGGCCGCGCCGCCATATTCGGCATGAATGTCGCGAAAATTATAATTGGGCCGGTAGCGGCCATAGCCGTAGCCGTAGAAAGGCAGGCCGAGCGCCAGCTTGCGCTTGGGTACCCCCCGATCGAGCCAGAGCTGGACGTCCTTGCGGGCCTGCTCGACCGTCGAATGCTCGTCTCCGGCTTTGCCCCAGCTGTTGCCGATGGCGTCATAGGACATCACTCCGACGATATCGAAGAACGGCACCGATGCCGTCGGGATCATCCCGCCCTCGTAGGAGGCGGTCGCGCACGCCAGCAACTTGCCTCTGGCTTTCAGCGCCTGGCTGAGCGCAGCGATGAACGGGGTGAAATTCCCCTCCTTGTCGATCTTGGTCAGCAAGGCGCCCTCGATGTCGACATCGATACCATCGAGACCAAGGCGATCGACCGCAGCGATCAGGCCGGCGACGATCCGATCGCGGCTGCCGGGCTGAAGCAGGACGCTCCAGTCGCCGGAACAGGCGGGGATGCCGCCGCCGCCGAGCGAGATCAGCAGCTTGCTGCCGGCGGCATGGGCCTTGGCAGCGACGCTGCGGACACTGTCCGCGCCCAGCATTCCGCCAGTGCCGTTCTGGGCGCAGGTGAAGCGCGAACCGTCGAAGATCCTGCCGTCCTTGTCGGGATTGACGAAGGCGAGGTCGAGATGGGTGTAATCGGCGAAGTCGACCTTCGCGATCGAGCGCTCGAGGCCCTTGAACACGGGGATATAGCCCACCGCCAGCGGGCGGCTCGCCGGTTCGGCCGCGCCGGCGGTCGCCGCAGGCAGGATGGCGAGCAGAAGTGCGCGCGCGAGCCAGGTTCCGCCCATGTCTTTTCGTCTCCCCCGACAATACCTTTTTGTATCCACTCGACGCTAGCACGCACCTGCCGCCGTCGCCAAGCCTTGTTGAGCCGCTGTCACCAAGAGCTGGGTAATGGCAGTTTTCAATGGGTTGTGCTCCTTCTCGACCGCTGCGTTGACGGCTGCTGGATGACATGACAAATCTATCCCACCGCAACGACAACTCGGGAGAGAGACGCGTGAAGCTTAAGACGGCCCTGCTCGCATTCGCCGCGATGACCGCGCCTGGACACGCGTACGCGGCCATCTCCCAGAACGAGCTGGACCAGATTGCGCGCGACATGGATCTGCGATTCACGGTGGTCGACAACAAGCCCGAGAAGTGCCCGGATGGCGAAGAGGGATGCTTCCTGTCGGAGATCGAATTCCGACTTCCCGATCGCTTGCCGCGGCGCCTCGCCGCGGGCGACCTGCCGATCTACTTCAGCCTGGTGGCCCCGCTCAGAAGGGCCGACAGCGACATGTTCGACGTGTCTCTGATCAATGGCGATCTCCACGTCCTCAAGGCCAAGCGCGACCTGCGGCTGGAAGGCGGCCGAACCTACCGCGTGAAACTGTGGACCAGCGGTCATTTCTATTCCGCTTACTACCCGATGCCCAATTTCTACCTCGCGCCGGATGGCCTCAGTGCGCGCGTGATCGAGGCGACCCGGCCGGCCATCGATCCGGAGACCGGGCTCGAATATCTGCCGTTCGTCGCGCCGATGACCGACGAGGCCAAGCTTGCGACCGCCTCGGACGACGATGCGACGCAGTGGCGCACGCCCGAACGCGCGTTCGCGCTCTATGCCCGCAACGGAAACCTCTCGCGGCCCGATTTCGCGATCCTGCCGACTCCCGCAAGCATCAAGCGGCTGCCCGGCGCACCGATCGATCTGCGCGGTGGAGTCCGGCTCCGTCTGGCCGGTGCCGGCCAGGACGATCTTCAGGCGGCACTCAACCGTCTGGTGGCGTCCGGCGTCGGCGGGCTCGATCGCGGACCCGAGCTCAGGATCGAAGTCGCGCCAGTGGCCGGGCTCGCCCCCGAAGGCTACCGCATCACGGCCAACGCAGCCGGGATCC
The nucleotide sequence above comes from Sphingosinicella sp. BN140058. Encoded proteins:
- a CDS encoding GntR family transcriptional regulator; this translates as MRLSEASGALRRDDPQPLYLQLQQLLRSAIQESRIAKDMAIPTERDLSEEFDVSRITVRKAVDGLVDEGLLTRRRGAGTFVVGQRVEKIFSKLSSFSEDMISRGRRPHSLWVSRGVGSVTPEEALTLGLSPGSTVYRFHRIRLADGEPMASEKATIPAYCLPSVDAVGDSLYEALQRTGHRPVRALQRLRAVSFGKEQAEALDVPAGAPGLFIERVGFLADGRAAELTHCHYRGDSYDVVAELHDI
- a CDS encoding glycosyl hydrolase family 18 protein — its product is MGGTWLARALLLAILPAATAGAAEPASRPLAVGYIPVFKGLERSIAKVDFADYTHLDLAFVNPDKDGRIFDGSRFTCAQNGTGGMLGADSVRSVAAKAHAAGSKLLISLGGGGIPACSGDWSVLLQPGSRDRIVAGLIAAVDRLGLDGIDVDIEGALLTKIDKEGNFTPFIAALSQALKARGKLLACATASYEGGMIPTASVPFFDIVGVMSYDAIGNSWGKAGDEHSTVEQARKDVQLWLDRGVPKRKLALGLPFYGYGYGRYRPNYNFRDIHAEYGGAALLTDVIGSRCSECSYITYNGPPTLAEKGRLAGEKAGGVMVWEVSQDTDDRLLIRTVNEAVRRAAE